In the genome of Dickeya fangzhongdai, one region contains:
- the pdxB gene encoding 4-phosphoerythronate dehydrogenase PdxB translates to MKILVDENMPYAQTLFSRLGEVTAVPGRPIPTDALNGADALMVRSVTKVNADLLTGKAVKFVGTATAGTDHVDEAFLRQQGIAFSAAPGCNAIAVVEYVFSSLLMLAERDGFNLTDRTVGIIGVGNVGSRLNDRLTALGVRTLLCDPPRADRGDSGPFLSLDEVVAQADVLTFHTPLLKDGPYATWHSVDAALLARLKDGVILINACRGPVVDNAALLTALQGGKNLSVVLDVWEPEPELSIELLDRVDIGTAHIAGYTLEGKARGTTQVFEAWSHFIGQPQQVALSSLLPAPELSEVTLTVPLDERQLKRLVHLVYDVRRDDALLRQVAHVPGEFDRLRKFYQERREWSSLHVVCADRESADRLNRLGFTASVNDH, encoded by the coding sequence GTGAAAATCCTAGTTGATGAAAATATGCCTTACGCGCAGACGCTGTTCAGCCGTCTGGGCGAGGTGACGGCGGTGCCGGGGCGGCCGATTCCGACGGATGCCCTGAACGGGGCGGATGCGCTGATGGTGCGTTCGGTCACCAAAGTGAACGCCGACCTGCTGACCGGCAAAGCGGTGAAATTTGTCGGTACGGCGACGGCGGGAACCGATCATGTCGATGAAGCGTTTCTGCGCCAACAGGGCATCGCCTTTTCCGCTGCGCCCGGTTGCAATGCGATTGCGGTGGTGGAGTATGTGTTTTCCTCGCTGCTGATGCTGGCGGAACGCGATGGCTTCAATCTGACGGATCGTACCGTCGGCATTATCGGGGTAGGCAACGTGGGCTCCCGTCTCAATGACCGGCTGACGGCGCTGGGCGTCCGCACGCTGCTGTGCGACCCGCCGCGGGCGGATCGCGGCGATAGCGGGCCGTTCCTGTCGCTGGACGAGGTGGTGGCGCAGGCCGATGTGCTGACTTTTCACACCCCGCTGCTGAAAGACGGCCCTTACGCCACCTGGCACAGCGTGGATGCCGCGCTGCTGGCGCGTCTGAAAGACGGCGTCATTCTGATCAACGCCTGCCGTGGTCCGGTGGTGGATAACGCCGCCTTGCTGACGGCGTTGCAAGGCGGCAAAAACCTCAGCGTGGTGCTGGATGTGTGGGAGCCGGAGCCGGAGTTGTCCATCGAACTGCTTGATCGGGTCGACATCGGCACCGCGCATATCGCCGGTTATACGCTGGAAGGCAAAGCGCGCGGCACCACCCAGGTTTTCGAAGCCTGGAGCCATTTCATCGGTCAGCCGCAACAGGTCGCCTTGTCGTCGCTGCTGCCGGCGCCGGAACTGTCCGAGGTCACCCTGACCGTGCCGCTGGATGAGCGTCAGCTCAAACGGTTGGTGCATCTGGTGTATGATGTGCGCCGTGATGACGCCCTGCTGCGTCAGGTGGCGCATGTACCCGGCGAATTTGACCGGTTGCGCAAGTTCTATCAGGAGCGGCGCGAGTGGTCATCGCTGCATGTCGTCTGCGCCGATCGGGAGAGTGCAGACCGGCTGAACCGGCTGGGTTTCACCGCGTCGGTCAACGATCACTAA
- the fabB gene encoding beta-ketoacyl-ACP synthase I — protein sequence MKRAVITGLGILSSIGNNKEEVLASLREGRSGITFSEELKDSGMRSHVWGNVKLDTAGLIERKIVRFMSDASIYAYLCMEEAVKDSGLSEEAYQNNPRVGLIVGSGGGSPRFQVFGADAMRSPRGLKAVGPYVVTKAMASGVSACLATPFKIHGVNYSISSACATSAHCIGNAVEQIQMGKQDIVFAGGGEELCWELACEFDAMGALSTKYNETPERASRTYDADRDGFVIAGGGGMVVVEELEHALARGAHIYAEVVGYGATSDGADMVAPSGEGAVRCMKLALQDVDTPVDYINTHGTSTPVGDVKELWAIRQVFGDNVPPISSTKAMTGHSLGAAGVQEAIYTLLMLEHGFIAPSINVETLDEQAQGMNVVTEPTERQLTTVMSNGFGFGGTNAVLVMRKYAQ from the coding sequence ATGAAACGTGCGGTGATTACTGGTCTGGGTATTCTGTCCAGCATCGGTAATAACAAAGAGGAAGTGCTGGCATCCCTGCGTGAAGGCCGTTCTGGCATCACTTTCTCCGAAGAGCTGAAAGATTCTGGCATGCGTAGCCACGTCTGGGGTAACGTCAAGCTGGATACGGCGGGCCTGATTGAACGTAAAATTGTACGTTTCATGAGCGATGCCTCTATTTACGCTTACCTGTGCATGGAAGAAGCCGTCAAGGATTCCGGGCTGTCCGAAGAAGCCTACCAGAACAATCCGCGCGTAGGGTTGATCGTTGGTTCCGGCGGCGGTTCCCCGCGTTTCCAGGTGTTTGGCGCTGACGCTATGCGTAGCCCACGCGGCCTGAAAGCGGTCGGCCCTTATGTCGTGACCAAGGCGATGGCTTCCGGCGTGTCCGCCTGTCTGGCGACGCCGTTTAAAATCCACGGCGTCAACTACTCCATCAGTTCCGCTTGCGCTACGTCCGCGCACTGCATCGGCAACGCGGTCGAGCAGATTCAGATGGGCAAACAGGACATCGTGTTCGCCGGCGGCGGCGAAGAGCTGTGCTGGGAACTGGCGTGCGAATTCGACGCTATGGGCGCGCTGTCTACCAAATACAACGAGACGCCGGAACGCGCTTCCCGTACTTATGACGCGGATCGCGACGGTTTCGTTATCGCCGGCGGCGGCGGTATGGTGGTCGTGGAAGAGCTGGAGCACGCGCTGGCGCGCGGCGCGCATATCTACGCTGAAGTGGTTGGCTATGGCGCGACGTCCGATGGCGCCGACATGGTAGCCCCGTCAGGCGAAGGCGCGGTGCGCTGCATGAAGCTGGCGCTGCAGGATGTCGATACCCCGGTGGATTACATCAATACTCACGGCACCTCAACGCCGGTGGGCGATGTGAAAGAACTGTGGGCGATCCGTCAGGTGTTCGGCGACAACGTTCCGCCGATCTCTTCCACCAAAGCCATGACCGGTCACTCGCTGGGCGCCGCGGGCGTGCAGGAAGCCATCTATACGCTGCTGATGTTGGAGCACGGTTTCATTGCGCCGAGCATCAACGTTGAAACGCTGGACGAGCAGGCGCAAGGCATGAACGTCGTCACCGAGCCGACCGAACGTCAGCTGACTACCGTGATGTCCAACGGTTTCGGTTTCGGCGGCACCAACGCCGTGCTGGTGATGCGCAAATACGCGCAGTAA
- the mnmC gene encoding bifunctional tRNA (5-methylaminomethyl-2-thiouridine)(34)-methyltransferase MnmD/FAD-dependent 5-carboxymethylaminomethyl-2-thiouridine(34) oxidoreductase MnmC, protein MTSPSIQHADLNWNAQGTPVSQQFDDVYFSNQDGLAETRYVFLQGNGFPQRFSDHPGPVCTVAETGFGTGLNFLTLWQAFEQFRQQQPDAALQRLHFISFEKFPLRQSDLAAAHASWPELAPFADELRRHWPLALPGCHRLILAQGRITLDLWFGDVNALLPKLDNSLTRRIDAWFLDGFAPAKNPDMWTDALFHAMARLCRNGGTFATFTAAGFVRRGLQQAGFDVSKIKGFGQKREMLCGTVSHSSEQPHPTPWYARPAATHPQEVAIVGGGVAAVLTALALLRRGARVTLYCADEQVGQRASGNRQGALYPLLNDKQDALSGFFATAFGFARRCYDTLAAQGVTFEHDWCGVSQLAYDEKSTRKITRILAGNWPETLVRPADARTLTEQAGVPLHTHGLTYPQGGWLCPAELTASAFALACRQGLQAHLSTAVAALAHTDSGWQLTLADGRQRQHATVVLANGHQVSDWEQTRRLPVYAVRGQVSHVPDTPSLSTLRQVLCYDGYLTPVSPHHHTHCIGASYHRGDTDTDYRETDQQQNRQRLIDCLPDSDWPTEVDISGQQARCGVRCAIRDHLPLLGQVPDYPQTLACYQDLPERLADGDEVAAAPSWPNLYLIGALGSRGLCSAPLAAEILASQLFGEPLPLDSDTLAALHPNRFWVRKLLKGKAV, encoded by the coding sequence GTGACAAGCCCTTCCATCCAGCATGCAGACCTGAACTGGAACGCTCAGGGTACACCTGTATCGCAACAGTTTGATGACGTTTATTTCTCCAACCAGGATGGCCTGGCGGAAACCCGCTACGTCTTTCTGCAGGGCAACGGTTTTCCGCAGCGTTTCTCCGACCATCCCGGCCCGGTCTGCACCGTGGCGGAAACCGGCTTCGGCACCGGACTGAATTTCCTGACGCTGTGGCAGGCGTTCGAACAGTTTCGCCAGCAACAACCGGACGCCGCGCTGCAGCGGCTGCACTTCATCAGTTTTGAGAAATTTCCGCTGCGCCAGTCGGATTTGGCCGCCGCGCACGCCAGTTGGCCGGAGCTGGCGCCTTTCGCCGACGAACTGCGCCGGCACTGGCCGCTGGCGCTGCCCGGTTGTCACCGGCTGATTCTGGCGCAGGGGCGCATCACGCTGGACCTGTGGTTCGGCGACGTCAACGCCCTGCTGCCCAAACTGGACAACAGCCTGACCCGGCGTATCGACGCCTGGTTTCTCGACGGATTCGCCCCGGCCAAAAATCCGGACATGTGGACCGATGCGTTATTTCACGCCATGGCGCGCTTGTGTCGCAACGGAGGGACGTTCGCGACCTTTACCGCGGCCGGTTTTGTGCGCCGGGGATTGCAACAGGCGGGATTTGACGTCAGCAAAATCAAGGGATTCGGTCAGAAACGGGAAATGCTGTGCGGCACGGTGTCGCACAGCAGTGAACAGCCGCACCCCACTCCCTGGTACGCGCGTCCTGCGGCCACACACCCGCAGGAGGTGGCGATTGTCGGCGGCGGCGTCGCGGCGGTACTGACGGCGCTCGCGCTGCTGCGACGCGGCGCGCGGGTGACGCTGTACTGCGCCGACGAACAGGTGGGACAACGCGCCTCCGGCAATCGTCAGGGCGCGCTCTATCCGCTGCTGAACGACAAGCAGGATGCGTTATCGGGATTTTTCGCCACCGCGTTCGGCTTCGCCCGCCGCTGCTATGACACTCTCGCCGCGCAAGGGGTGACGTTTGAACACGACTGGTGCGGCGTCAGCCAGCTGGCTTACGATGAAAAAAGCACGCGCAAAATCACCCGGATACTGGCCGGCAACTGGCCGGAGACGCTGGTACGCCCGGCGGACGCGCGCACCCTGACCGAACAGGCCGGCGTACCGCTGCACACCCACGGCCTTACCTACCCGCAAGGCGGCTGGCTATGCCCGGCCGAGCTGACCGCATCGGCCTTTGCGCTGGCCTGCCGGCAGGGCCTGCAGGCGCATTTATCTACCGCCGTCGCCGCACTCGCCCACACCGACAGCGGCTGGCAGCTGACGCTGGCGGACGGCCGTCAGCGTCAACACGCCACGGTGGTGCTGGCCAACGGTCATCAGGTAAGCGACTGGGAGCAGACCCGCCGCCTGCCCGTCTACGCGGTGCGCGGTCAGGTCAGCCACGTCCCCGACACGCCGTCGCTGTCCACGCTGCGTCAGGTGCTGTGCTACGATGGCTACCTGACGCCGGTCAGCCCGCATCACCACACGCATTGTATCGGCGCCAGCTATCATCGCGGCGATACGGATACGGATTACCGTGAAACCGATCAACAGCAGAACCGTCAGCGGTTGATTGATTGTCTGCCCGACAGTGACTGGCCCACCGAGGTGGACATTTCCGGGCAACAGGCGCGTTGCGGCGTGCGCTGCGCGATCCGCGATCATCTGCCGTTGCTGGGTCAGGTGCCGGATTACCCACAGACACTGGCGTGTTATCAGGATCTGCCAGAACGGCTGGCTGACGGCGACGAAGTAGCCGCCGCCCCGTCCTGGCCGAATCTCTATTTGATTGGCGCGTTGGGGTCACGCGGTTTATGCTCTGCGCCGCTGGCCGCTGAAATACTGGCATCGCAGTTGTTCGGCGAACCGCTGCCGCTGGACAGCGATACGCTGGCGGCGTTGCACCCCAATCGGTTTTGGGTGAGAAAACTGCTAAAAGGCAAAGCGGTATAG
- the flk gene encoding flagella biosynthesis regulator Flk, with protein MQPISNPGNVSLQGEKTLETALSKTATSQTDDSPLTLAQRTTLEKLVVQISTLSGAKPAEVWATVRAELGTKNNAELLASQFPAAEQSLQNRLTTVQGSQDTRQLLQQLTSLLSQGNNRQAVSDFIRQQFGHTVLSSLTPSQLKLVVTLLQNGQLPQAATLLSTGGNTLPFGNTATGQPIQFPQTPTAATIPPPLPQTSQQLAAMLQAGVIPDGFTANSSPAATALLDRALLPAEHNQLNQLVSKLVALTGESPGKVWQTMMDMQGLKTGDPIPAKNFQVLSQFLNTQSILLQQHTLPTLHTLQAALKQPLDQQEQQLLQDFTRSTLNITPQTPLTPSQISDVVTFLYRRRLQQIQEASAAPLQPFINPLIVALPQEWRSLVNKPIGLALVAILVVALLMWVVL; from the coding sequence ATGCAACCGATCAGTAACCCCGGCAATGTTTCCCTGCAGGGAGAAAAAACGCTGGAAACCGCGTTGTCGAAAACCGCGACATCCCAGACGGACGATTCACCGCTCACGCTGGCGCAGCGCACCACGCTGGAAAAGCTGGTGGTGCAGATTTCCACCCTGAGCGGCGCCAAGCCGGCGGAAGTCTGGGCAACCGTGCGCGCAGAGCTCGGCACGAAAAATAACGCGGAGTTGCTTGCCAGCCAGTTTCCGGCTGCCGAGCAGAGTTTGCAGAACCGACTGACGACCGTACAGGGGTCGCAGGATACCCGCCAGTTGCTGCAACAGCTGACCAGCCTGCTGTCGCAGGGGAATAACCGTCAGGCCGTCAGCGATTTCATCCGCCAGCAGTTCGGCCACACGGTGCTGAGTTCGCTGACGCCCTCGCAGCTAAAGCTGGTGGTGACGCTGCTGCAAAACGGCCAGTTGCCGCAGGCAGCCACGCTGTTGTCCACGGGGGGCAATACCCTGCCGTTTGGCAATACCGCGACAGGGCAGCCGATTCAGTTTCCCCAGACGCCTACCGCCGCCACCATACCGCCGCCGCTGCCGCAAACGTCTCAGCAACTGGCGGCCATGCTGCAAGCCGGCGTCATTCCGGACGGGTTCACCGCCAATTCATCGCCGGCGGCGACCGCGCTGCTGGACCGCGCGCTGCTGCCCGCGGAACACAACCAGCTCAACCAGTTGGTGTCAAAGCTGGTGGCGCTGACCGGCGAATCGCCGGGTAAAGTCTGGCAAACGATGATGGACATGCAGGGATTGAAAACCGGCGATCCGATTCCGGCGAAGAACTTTCAGGTGTTAAGCCAGTTCCTCAACACCCAAAGCATTCTGTTGCAGCAGCATACCCTGCCCACCCTGCATACGCTGCAGGCGGCGCTGAAACAGCCGCTCGATCAGCAGGAACAACAACTGTTGCAGGATTTCACCCGCAGCACCCTGAACATTACGCCACAAACGCCGCTCACCCCTTCGCAAATCAGCGACGTGGTGACGTTCCTCTACCGCCGGCGACTCCAGCAGATCCAGGAGGCTTCCGCCGCGCCGTTGCAGCCGTTTATCAACCCGCTCATCGTCGCCTTGCCGCAGGAATGGCGGTCGCTGGTCAATAAACCTATCGGGCTGGCGCTGGTAGCGATCCTGGTGGTGGCCTTGCTGATGTGGGTCGTGCTGTAA